The following nucleotide sequence is from Deltaproteobacteria bacterium.
ATCTGCTGACGATCCTCGAGACCCTCGCTGATTACGCACCAATGACCAAGGATACCGATCTCCTGACGGAGTATGTGCGCCAGCGACTGGCACGGACCCTGACCAAACCTTACGTGGATGCCGACAACGTACTCAAGGTCCTCTCAGTCTCCATGGACCTGGAGGAGGTTGTGGCGGGAGGGATCAACCAGACGGAGTACGGCTCCTACCTCGCCCTGGAGCCGAATCAGGCCCAGGCCATCACGGCGAATATCAAGGAGGCCCTGGCAAGGGCGGCGACCGTGGCGGAACAACCCGTGCTCCTGTGTTCCACCACCATCAGAAGACATCTGAAGAAACTCTGTGAGCGGTTTCAGATCGCGGCCGTTGTTTTGTCCCACAATGAAATCCCCAGCGGCTTGGAGGTTCAATCTATCGGGGAAGTGAGTCTTAAGCGATGAACATCAAGAAATTCGTTGCCGAAACAGCCCAGGAAGCCCTTCAAATGGTCAAGAGGGAGATGGGGCCCGAGGCGGTGATCCTGAAGACCCGGACCCTCAGGGTCAAAGGGGGTAAAAAGAAGATCGAGGTCACCGCGGCCATCGATTACGAATCCGGTAATTTAAACGATTCCCCGTCCGAGACCCTGAGAATGGAAGAATTCCTGGAGCGATGGAAGGCCCTGGAAGCCCAGATAAGGGAAATCAAGACCGCTATTGTCTGCGGTCAGGCGGAGAGGCATTTGCCCCCTGAGATCTACTTCAATAACATGTTGCGTCACCGGTTCATGAATTACAAGAGTTTCGGCCTTAATTGGCAGGTCATTCAGGAGCTTATGAACGGCGGAGAGAACCGGCGGTTGGGCGCCGACATGTCTACTTCCCATATTCTCAAGGATTCCCTTGCAAACGTGCTTTCCAAGATCCAGACCGGAACGGGAAGAAGAGAGGGGCGCGGGGCCCGGATCTTCTCTTTCATCGGGCCTACGGGGGTTGGAAAGACAACAACTCTGGCAAAACTCGCGGCCCTCGGCGCCGTGAAGCAGGGGAAAAAGACCGCTTTGATCACCCTGGACACCTTCCGGATCGCCGCCGTGGATCAGCTTCAGAGCTATGCCAGAATCATGGGGATCCCCCTGGAAGTAGCCGTGAGCAGACCGGAATTGCAGGAGGCCGTTCACAAGCACAGGGATTGCGACCTGATTTTCATCGATACGGTCGGCAGAAGCCCCAACCACGGACAGGCCATAGAGGAGTTGAGGGATATCCTGGATATACCCGAGTACATCCATGGTTATCTGGTGTTGAGCGCGACGGAGCAGTACGGGAACCTTCTTCACACGGACCGCAGTTTCGCGGCCCTTCCATTCAAGAGTTACATCTTTACGAAACTGGACGAGACCCAGGATACTTCCCCCATGATCAATTTTCTCATCACCCGCGGAAAACCCGTGTCCTACTTCACCGCGGGCCAGCAAGTGCCGGAGGATATCGAGGTTGCGACGAAGAGAAAGCTGGCGTCCCTTATTTTGGCCAGCATGCGGGATTCGACCGGGAATTACAGTTATGAGGTGAGCAGACATGGATCAAGCAACTGGACTTAGGGGTATTTTGAAAGAAGGCGGTAAGCCGTACGGAAGCCCCGACGTGTCCGCTGATGTTTTGCAGAAAGACAATTCAACAAAGCATACGGTAAGGGTTATATCGGTCACGAGCGGCAAAGGAGGGGTGGGAAAGACCAACGTTGTCGCCAACCTGGCCCTTGCACTGAGGAAACTGGGCAAGAGAGTCCTCGTGTTGGACGCTGACCTGGGCCTGGCCAATATGGACGTGTTGCTGGGTCTCAACCCGCGTTACACCATCCACCATGTTCTCAAGGGCGAGAAAAGGCTGGAAGAGGTCATGATCGCGGTGCCCAGCGGCTTCAAATTGCTTCCCGCGGCGTCCGGAATCCAGGAGCTTACGGACCTTGATCCGAGCCAGCGGCTGTTTCTGTTGAACGAATTCGACGCGCTCCAGGAGCACTTCGACGTTTTTCTGATCGATACCGGCGCAGGTATATCGGCCAACGTCATGTACTTCAATTTTGCCGCCATGGAGAAGGTGGTGATCGTCACCAATGAGCCTACGTCCCTCACGGACGCATATGCCCTTATCAAGGTCCTTACCAACCAGTACTCTCAGAAGCGGTTCAAAGTGCTCGTAAACGCTGCGAGGAACCGCAGCGAAGCAGAACGGATTTACAGGCACCTGAGCTTGGTGGTGGATCAGTTCCTGGGATCCCCCTCCCTGGACTACTTGGGATGGATTCCGTTTGACAAGCAGGTATCGGTGGCCGTCAGACAACAACAAATGGTGCTTCAAAAGTATCCCAATACCCCCGCCAGCAAGAGTATCATGGAATTGGCTGAAAGGCTGATGGAATCCGAGGACGGAACTGATTTGGAGGGGGATATTAAGTTTTTCTGGCAAAAACTCCTTGGTTCATGAAAACGGTAGAACCCAGCAGGGATAAGTTTATGTCTCCTTATGCAGCAAGTAAATTAAAAAAATACCACCAGATCACCTGTTCGGGGCAGGTGTGCAAGGATATTTCGGAACGGGATAAACTCATTCTCGAGTACGCGCCGCTGGTCAACACCATCGCAAACCGGATGGGACTCAGACTCCCCCCCCAGGTCAGTAAGGATGATCTGCTGAGCGCTGGAATAATGGGACTACTCGATGCCATAGAAAAATTCGACGCCAAGAAGGGGGTTGAGTTCAAGTCCTATGCTGAATTCAGGATTCGGGGGGCCATGCTGGACGAACTGCGCTCCATGGATTGGGTCCCACGCTCGGTCAGAAGAAACGCAAAGAGGCTCCAGGAGGCCTATGCCAAGGTAGAGGGCGAAAAGATGAGGCCGGCCGAGGACGAGGAGGTGGCCCGGGAACTCGGTATAGATCTGGATGCCTTTTACAAGATGCTGGAAGAAGTCCGGGGTGTGGCCATCATCAGCAAAGACGAGCTTGGTCACTATCTTCCCCATGATGCGGAGGATTCGGCCTGGCCCATGAATCAGTTCAGGGCCGGGCAAGGACCTCTCGATTCCCTTAAGCTTTCAGAGATCCGGGATGTTATCGCAAAGGCCATAGAAAAATTACCTAAGAACGAGAAGACGGTCGTAGCGCTTTATTACTATGAAGAGCTGACCATGAAAGAGATCGGCAAGATCATGGGGTACACGGAATCGAGGGTTTCCCAGCTTCACACCAAGGCGGTCATGAGGCTCAGGGTCAGCCTGAAATCCTACTTCGAGGAGTAAGGAAGAGCGATTCGAAGGGACGATAAGGACATGAGCGAAGACGATAAAAAGGATAAGCCCATTCCCGGGGAAGATGACGAAACGGGGGACATAAGTGAACGCGGCGAAACCCGGGGAGAGACACCGGAGGACAAGTCGAGACCCGGAAGATTGAAAAGGTGGACTTCATCACTGAGGAGGAGGCCTTGGATAACGGTGGGGGTCGCTACTTTCCTTTTTCTCGGTGTGGGCTTGGGTGTCACTGTTACCCAGGGAAAGAGGATAATCCCCGGCGAAACGATCCGAGCGGCGGTGTCCCCGCACCTGAAGGACCCGGGCAAGGATTACTACGAAGAAAAATTGAGACCTCTACTGCTTCCCTTGCCTTCAGGTTCGGAGAATCAGGCTGTGCTGATAAAGTTTTCGGTCATCTGGGACGGGTTGGCATCTTTTCGTTACCGGGCACTTGAACTCCAGATCCGAAACCGACTTTACACACACATGAAAAGCCTTGTAGCCCGAGAACAGGACCCACAGGACAAAACCCCGCTTCTTGAAGCTGAGATGAGCAGGATCCTGAGGGAATCCCTGGGAACAGGAGACTTGGCGATCAAGATCAAAGAGGTCAAGGGGATATAGGGTCCCCGCGGCAAGACTTCCCGGCTGACAAGGAGGACATCCTATGAGTTTCACGGGAACCGGTGGGCCGAAGGCCGTCTTGCCCGTCGCTGAGAGGATTTGGGCGGTACAGAAGAAGGGGAAGACCGATGAGAGGCGCCGGAGGAAGAACGGAAGAGAAGAATATGAGAAACGGGGCAAGGACGGGGAAGACCAGAAGGAACGCCACAGGGATACACCCCATAAAGGGGAAGAGAGTAAGGTTGAACAGGTGGAAGAGGATGTCGGATACGGTGCGGCCAAACCGAAGAAACGCACGAGTGGAAAAGTCGATCTGGTAATTTGAGAGACCTTTGTTTATGGAAACCCAAGTCTGGTTCGTCCTGCAGATTGTCCTTGATCTGGTCATGGTGGTGCTGCTGCTGTGGTTTTTGAAATTCCAGTCCAAGCGAAGGATATCGTGGCGGGAACAGGAGGCCCTCATCAATCGTTCCGAATCCATCCTGTCGGAGATGAAGGAGATATCCAGAGCACTCGAAGAAAACCTCGAAGAGAAGAGGATCTTGAGCAAACGGATACTGGAACGGCTCGATCAAGGACTCAAGCGGGCGGAGGAGAGCTGCAAGCAGATCACGGAACTTCTTCCCAAGACCGGGAGTGGAATTTCGGGGAATTCGGGTTCGCTCGAAATGGGGAGAAGGGAAAGAGATTCCATCCGTTCGCTCCTGAAAAGGGGGCTTTCCAAGGAGGAAATTGCGCGTCATCTGGGTATCTCCGTCGGGGAAATCGAGTTGATGCTCAAGCTCGACCCGGAAAGGACTGAATCTTAAGGCTCTCTCCCATCTCCTTTCACCTTTCCCGCACACCCCACCGGTCATTCGGCTGAAGATTTGATAAGTCAACCTTCCTCATTTATGCTCTCCGGTTTCTTCCGCTCTGTCGGGAGAAGGATCGTTTCGGAACGCCCATAGGATCCAGGGGAGGAAGGGGCTGGGGCCTGGTGAAGTGGAATAGGTGGAGAATCCTCGGTGATGTTTCGGGAAATAACGAAAGCAAATAACCTGCTGAGTGGGTTCAAGTCCGGGAAAGGTCACAGGGGAGCGCCTTTCAGGGCCGGAGAGATATTTACGGGAAGGGTGATAAAAGGATTACGGGGAGGGGAATTTCTTGTGTCGGCCCGTGGGAACCGCTTCCGTGCCCACGCGCGCATCGCACTGGCCGAAGGGAGGAGTTACAGGTTCCAGGTAAGGTGCGCTGGACCCAGGGTCGAGTTGAAGGTGGTGACCCCTGGACCTGACAGGCCCTTAAACCTCCTATCGGGAAGAATAAGTGGCGGGGCTAGCCGGGAAAGACTGCCTGCTCTCCTCAGGGAGATCGTTGCGGCCCGGGACTGGAAGGGCATCTCGCCTTCCCTTAGGGAAGGTCTGCTGGAATTGAACCGCCTCTTAGCTTCCGTGATCTTCAAAGGATCCGGGAACGTCGGGGTTTCGTGGTTTGCGGAGTACCTTTTCAGGAGCGGGCTTTTTTGGGAGGGAAAGGTGGCCCGCCTACTCCTGGAGGGCCGGAAGATTGATCGAAACAAGTTGCTTCAAGGTGACCTGAAGGGCATTCTTCTGCGCCTGGAAAAGGATCTGAACGTGCTCGAGGGATGGAGCAAAGAGACAAAAGATCTTGCCCTCAAAATAAGAGAGGCCTTGCGGTTCATAGAACAGGATCAGTTTTTGAATCTTGCCTCCATAAAGGAGGCGGGTGGATGGTTTCTCTTCCTTCCCATAATGGGGGAGCGGGACTTCCATGGGGGCGAGTTGCTCGTTAAGGAACCGAAAGGAGAGGATGGAATCATCCGGTTTCATCTTTCCCTTGAGTTCAGTGAATTGGGTCCCATGGAAGTTTCGGTCTCGATCCTGGGAGGCATCCTGGACGCCCGGATCCTGGCAGCGGACGAGCGACGCCTTAAGATCCTCCAGGATAACCTTTCATTGCTGGAAAAGGGCCTGAGGAAAAAGGGATTGCAGCCGGGAACCCTGTCTTGCGGGATCCGGGGGGAAGAAGATGCGGGCAGGGTTTCAACGGAGCAGACTCGCGGGTCGACTCCGGGCGTGGACCTATCGGTATGAACAGAGCCTCGGGACTTTTTTGCTTATAGGGGGAGGGAAAATCGTCCAAGGGGGATTTCAGATGTCCCGGAAGGAGCGAAAGAAGGCCGTCGCCCTCAAGTATGATGCCGTTAAGGACAATGCTCCCAAGGTGACGGCCAAGGGCGGGGGACTCATTGCAGAACGTATCATTGAACTGGCCGGGCAGGCGGGGATTCCCATCCGGGAAGACCCGGATTTGGTGGGTGCCCTCATGGAATTGGATTTACTGGATGAGATTCCTCCCGAACTTTACCAGGCCGTGGCCGAGATCCTGGCCTTCGCCTATCGTCTCAACCGCAGGATGAAAGAGGGTGGCTAGAGAAGTCCGGTTCCTGGAATTTTCCGCACTTTGCCGTGAGGCTCGTTTTTGCAGAGCCGTCAGAGGCCTTAAAAAAGCCGATATCAGGGGGTATGCCGCCATGGCGAGAAGAATTGCTGTTACGATTCTTTGTCTTTCTTTTTTCATGCTCATTCCTTCATCCCTGTGTGCGGGCCTGAGTGCATTCCAATTCAAGATCATCAAGATCGCCTTTATGAACGGGTATGTAAGGGCACTCAGGACGGACGACCGATCCCTCCGGATCCTGAGAGAGAACCGGGACATCATGGAGCGGGTGGTGAAGGCGGAGGCCGAAAAATACATGGCCGAAGTTTCAGCCATGAACCAGACGAACCCCGCTTCCGGACCTTCTCCCTTTTCAGGGGAGACTTTCAAAGGAACCTCCGATTGGTAGCCGATCCGTTCCGACTTTTTTCGGTATCTTCAGGGATATCGATCGAAATCGTGTACATCCATAAAAAGGCTTGCGGGAATGGCGGGAACCCCAGAACCCTTGGCCTCTAAAGCTGTCAACTTCAGCCGATAGTAGTTTGTTTCTAGGTAATATTTTCCCTCTCCTCCGGAAAGGAATGCAGACCCTTTTTGAAAGGCAGGGATCCAGGAGTTTTCATTAGGTTGGAAGAAGCCTGAAATTCATGAAAAAACAATGGGTTAGGTTTCCTGCCTGTCCTGAAGGACTTTATGGGGAATGTGGTATGGGAATTGCTAATTGATAAAGTGAACCCTATCCGGGAAACCATGAAGGAGAGAAGAAAACATGCTGAAAGGAATGCTTGAGGCGGCGAGGGGTTGTGTCAAGGAGGAGCTCAGGATGGATGTCATCTCCAATAACCTGGCAAACTCCACTGTGATCGGTTTCAAGAAAGATGTGATCTCCTTTCAGGATCTCCTGGAACAGGCCGGGGGGGGAACAGGGAGTATCGTATCCGGGGAAGCGACCATAAGGGAGGCCCTGGTCCGGGTCAAGACCGACCTGAGTCAGGGGGATCTTCGTTTTACAAATAATCCCCTGGATTTCGCTGTATTCGGTGAGGGCTTTTTCAAGGTCATGACGCCTGAAGGCGTTCGCTATACACGGAAGGGTGATTTCAGGCTGGATGAAAACCGCTTCCTGGTCACACAACAGGGATACAAGGTGCTGGGGGAAGGCGGACCTATCGAGGTCCCTGATGGGGATTTTTCCGTGGACGGGCAAGGAGTCATCAAGTTGAACGGATCCGAACAGGGCCGTATAGCCCTCGCCCGCTTCGAGGGTCCCTCCGCCCTGATAAAGGAAGGGTTGGGTCTGTACAGGAAGACCGATAAGGCCGTCGAGTTGCCTCCACCCCCTGAAACCCAGGTCAGACAGGGATACCTCGAACTTTCCAACGTCAACGTAGCCAAAGAGATGGTGAACATGATCCATTGCCTGCGGGCCTTCGAGAGTTACCAGAAGGCCATTCAGGTTCTGGATGGAATCAACAACCGGGTTATCAACGAAGTAAGCCGGGTCAGATAGGGATCCGCGCAGGACTCAGGAAACACCAAGAAAAAGAAGGGAGGATATGACGTGATACGATGCCTATGGACAGCGGCCTCGGGAATGGCGGCGCAGCGCCTCCACATGGACGTGATCGCCAACAACCTGGCCAATGTGAACACGGCCGGGTTCAAGAAGAGCCGTGCGGATTTCGTCGATCTCCTCTACCAGACCCTCCGCTCCCCGGGTGC
It contains:
- a CDS encoding FliA/WhiG family RNA polymerase sigma factor: MSPYAASKLKKYHQITCSGQVCKDISERDKLILEYAPLVNTIANRMGLRLPPQVSKDDLLSAGIMGLLDAIEKFDAKKGVEFKSYAEFRIRGAMLDELRSMDWVPRSVRRNAKRLQEAYAKVEGEKMRPAEDEEVARELGIDLDAFYKMLEEVRGVAIISKDELGHYLPHDAEDSAWPMNQFRAGQGPLDSLKLSEIRDVIAKAIEKLPKNEKTVVALYYYEELTMKEIGKIMGYTESRVSQLHTKAVMRLRVSLKSYFEE
- a CDS encoding flagellar hook-length control protein FliK is translated as MFREITKANNLLSGFKSGKGHRGAPFRAGEIFTGRVIKGLRGGEFLVSARGNRFRAHARIALAEGRSYRFQVRCAGPRVELKVVTPGPDRPLNLLSGRISGGASRERLPALLREIVAARDWKGISPSLREGLLELNRLLASVIFKGSGNVGVSWFAEYLFRSGLFWEGKVARLLLEGRKIDRNKLLQGDLKGILLRLEKDLNVLEGWSKETKDLALKIREALRFIEQDQFLNLASIKEAGGWFLFLPIMGERDFHGGELLVKEPKGEDGIIRFHLSLEFSELGPMEVSVSILGGILDARILAADERRLKILQDNLSLLEKGLRKKGLQPGTLSCGIRGEEDAGRVSTEQTRGSTPGVDLSV
- a CDS encoding MinD/ParA family protein, which gives rise to MDQATGLRGILKEGGKPYGSPDVSADVLQKDNSTKHTVRVISVTSGKGGVGKTNVVANLALALRKLGKRVLVLDADLGLANMDVLLGLNPRYTIHHVLKGEKRLEEVMIAVPSGFKLLPAASGIQELTDLDPSQRLFLLNEFDALQEHFDVFLIDTGAGISANVMYFNFAAMEKVVIVTNEPTSLTDAYALIKVLTNQYSQKRFKVLVNAARNRSEAERIYRHLSLVVDQFLGSPSLDYLGWIPFDKQVSVAVRQQQMVLQKYPNTPASKSIMELAERLMESEDGTDLEGDIKFFWQKLLGS
- a CDS encoding EscU/YscU/HrcU family type III secretion system export apparatus switch protein; translated protein: MSRKERKKAVALKYDAVKDNAPKVTAKGGGLIAERIIELAGQAGIPIREDPDLVGALMELDLLDEIPPELYQAVAEILAFAYRLNRRMKEGG
- the flhF gene encoding flagellar biosynthesis protein FlhF, which produces MNIKKFVAETAQEALQMVKREMGPEAVILKTRTLRVKGGKKKIEVTAAIDYESGNLNDSPSETLRMEEFLERWKALEAQIREIKTAIVCGQAERHLPPEIYFNNMLRHRFMNYKSFGLNWQVIQELMNGGENRRLGADMSTSHILKDSLANVLSKIQTGTGRREGRGARIFSFIGPTGVGKTTTLAKLAALGAVKQGKKTALITLDTFRIAAVDQLQSYARIMGIPLEVAVSRPELQEAVHKHRDCDLIFIDTVGRSPNHGQAIEELRDILDIPEYIHGYLVLSATEQYGNLLHTDRSFAALPFKSYIFTKLDETQDTSPMINFLITRGKPVSYFTAGQQVPEDIEVATKRKLASLILASMRDSTGNYSYEVSRHGSSNWT
- the flgF gene encoding flagellar basal-body rod protein FlgF, yielding MLKGMLEAARGCVKEELRMDVISNNLANSTVIGFKKDVISFQDLLEQAGGGTGSIVSGEATIREALVRVKTDLSQGDLRFTNNPLDFAVFGEGFFKVMTPEGVRYTRKGDFRLDENRFLVTQQGYKVLGEGGPIEVPDGDFSVDGQGVIKLNGSEQGRIALARFEGPSALIKEGLGLYRKTDKAVELPPPPETQVRQGYLELSNVNVAKEMVNMIHCLRAFESYQKAIQVLDGINNRVINEVSRVR